GGCGTCCACAAAGGACGGTGATCATGGGTGAGACAGAAGATCGTCTGCAAGCACTGGTGACCTACTTCCAGGGTCAGCCGGATGTCCGCCTCATTTACCTGTTCGGATCCCATGCTCGCCAACAGGCACGCCAGCAGAGTGACCTGGACATTGCCATCCTGTTGGATGAACGGGATCGCACACCCTTCGAATTATTGGAACGTCGCCTGGATCTCACAGCACGTGCAGCGGAGATCGTACGGGGACCGGTGGACGTGGTCCTCTTGAATCGCGCTTCCCTGCTGCTGCAAGGGCAGGTTTTGAAGGAGGGGCGTCTCCTGTACGCGGCCGATAAAGCGACCCAGGTAGAGTACGAAGCCCGCGCCCGGGCCCTCTATTTCGACTTCCTGCCCCGTCTGCGCCAGCACCGGGAAGCGCTGTTGAAGGCAGCGCGGGAGGGGAAACTTGGCCGATCAAATTAATGCCCCCTGGATGATCTTATTATCTTTGTTCAAGCTGTTTTACGACATATAGAGGAAGGGTAGCCGGGGATAGCAATGTCATCACCCAAGCACCCCACGCAGCCAGGGCCACCGGGACGCTCCCCCACGCGGCCAGGCGCAGCCAGCTCCCCGCGGCGATGCCGGTCCACGCCCCAAAACCCAGCCCCAACAACGCAACCAGCATGAGGCTGATGCCGCCACTCCACAGCAGGTAGATCCCTCCTTCCAGACGCCGGAGCTGCGCCGGCCAGGCGTTGGCCCACAGCCCCAAGAGCGCGCTGCTCACCCAGCCCAGGAGCAGATTGTGCAGGAAGAAGATACGCAGTTGGGTGCCCACGCTCCAGGCCCAGAAGCCGGGCCAGAGCACGACCAGGGCGCTGAGCCCATGGATGGCCAGAAAAATCAGCCCAAAACGGGTGAGCCGTGGTAGCGCCCGGCGATACTGCCAGAGCCAGCGCCCATGCCAGGCCAGGAAAAAAGCCGCCGCCAGGTTGGCCAGGGCGCCGATCCAAAAGACCCCGTCGGGCACCAGGGAAGGCGTCACGCCCAGAACAAAGGTGGGCGTCACCGCGATGGCCAGGCTCTGGGTGGGCAGCCAGCGGGGGAGGGCACAACCGCGGCGGCCCAACTCTGTCCACAACAGACCCAACAGGGCCAGGTTGAACCAGCCCACGGCAAACAGGTCCAAAAACAGGTGCAGGAAATAGGGCTGAAGCGTGGCCTCGACGGCCGACAACGCAGGCATGGCGGCCAGTCCTCCGGCACCGGCTGAAGCCAACAACAACAGCACCAGGGCCCAGTCCCAAAGCTGTAGGGGAACCGACCGCGCAGGAAGCCGCCAGGTAGCCCGCGCATAGAGCCAGACAAACACAAACCAGCCCAGGCCGTTGAGGCCCGCCACCATCGCGCCCAGGGGCAGCTCCGACGATCCGACCCGGGTTGGGCCATATCCGTTCAGCCAAAAGGCCGGAAAGCTGAGCAGGGCCAACACGGCGCTGGCTCCCATCTGAAGGGCGACCCCGCGGGGAAGGGGGCGGCCTGTCAGTCCGGGCAATCTCTGCCAAATCAGGGCCATCAGGCCCAGGGTGACCCAGCCGAAGTACATCAGGTGGCTGTGGGCATGACGGACGGCGGTATAGTTTTGCGCCCAGGCAGGCATTCCCTGGTAGAGGCCAAAGCGCAACAGCACGCCGGTGCTGGCTGCCAGGGCTAGGGCGAAAAGGGCCACGCCCCCATAAGCGTGTAGCGATCCCTTCCCGGTTTCGATATTGACATCACGCCACGTCATTATCCACGCTCCATCTCTACGTCCGAATGTGCTTTCTTGGTCCATCTCCGGGGTCGACTCTACCACAGGCCGTCTTCCTGTACCGGGACTTTGGTCACGTTGAAGTCAACCGAAGCGCCGCTACGAGCTGCGCCTACGACGTGGGTACCGGCTTTCGTCGGGGCGGGCCGCCGTGCCCGCCTGCTGTCGCCAGCCCCCGCCGATCCGGCCGCCTCCGGCGGGCCAGAGACCC
This genomic interval from Litorilinea aerophila contains the following:
- the mntA gene encoding type VII toxin-antitoxin system MntA family adenylyltransferase antitoxin, which produces MGETEDRLQALVTYFQGQPDVRLIYLFGSHARQQARQQSDLDIAILLDERDRTPFELLERRLDLTARAAEIVRGPVDVVLLNRASLLLQGQVLKEGRLLYAADKATQVEYEARARALYFDFLPRLRQHREALLKAAREGKLGRSN